A portion of the Stella humosa genome contains these proteins:
- a CDS encoding ABC transporter substrate-binding protein, whose protein sequence is MRNLARTTLLAVFGLALAAAPAAAQDTPKSGGTLRILVHPEPPHLVTALGQASGTVTIGGKVFESLLTFDFELNPKPGLAERWEVSADGLTYTFHLRPNAKWHDGKPFTSADVAFTTQEFLMKTHPRARGVFSRVAAVETPDARTIVYKLKEKFSPFLYAFELSGAPMMPKHLYEGTDFDKNPANEKPIGTGPFRFVAWKKGESLQLERNPDYYRQGRPYLDGISFHFIPDAAARTVAMEQGAVDQAQFDAVQFTDLERLRRNPALTVADKGQEFIAPLVLMDMNSRRPPFDDKRFRKALMHAIDRNFIKDRIFYGQGKVPTGPIASSTRNYDPKVATYPYDQEKAKALLDEMGLKPKADGTRADIKILALPYGDHWTRLAEYLRESFRRVGVRATVENTDPGNWIQRYTNWDYDIVYTFFYQYADPALGVGRTYLCSNVRKVFLANANGYCNQRVDDLFTAATAETDETKKQAYYSEIQRLITEDLPVGFLLELQFPVVMNKRLRDAITTAHGPNDAYADAWLAR, encoded by the coding sequence ATGCGTAACCTTGCGAGAACGACCCTGCTGGCCGTCTTCGGCCTGGCACTGGCAGCGGCCCCCGCCGCGGCCCAGGACACGCCCAAGAGCGGCGGCACGCTGCGCATCCTGGTCCATCCCGAGCCGCCCCACCTCGTCACCGCGCTGGGCCAGGCGAGCGGCACCGTGACGATCGGCGGCAAGGTGTTCGAGAGCCTGCTGACCTTCGACTTCGAGCTGAACCCCAAGCCCGGCCTGGCCGAGCGGTGGGAAGTGTCGGCCGACGGCCTGACCTACACCTTCCACCTGCGCCCCAACGCCAAGTGGCATGACGGAAAGCCCTTCACCTCGGCCGACGTCGCGTTCACCACGCAGGAATTCCTGATGAAGACGCACCCGCGGGCCCGCGGCGTCTTCTCGCGCGTGGCCGCCGTGGAGACGCCGGATGCGCGCACGATCGTCTACAAGCTGAAGGAAAAGTTCTCGCCCTTCCTCTACGCGTTCGAGCTGTCGGGCGCGCCGATGATGCCCAAGCATCTCTACGAGGGCACCGACTTCGACAAGAACCCCGCCAACGAGAAGCCGATCGGCACTGGTCCCTTCCGCTTCGTGGCGTGGAAGAAGGGGGAGTCGCTGCAACTCGAACGCAATCCCGACTATTACCGCCAGGGCCGGCCGTACCTCGACGGGATTAGCTTCCACTTCATCCCAGACGCCGCCGCCCGCACCGTCGCCATGGAACAGGGCGCCGTCGACCAGGCGCAGTTCGACGCCGTCCAGTTCACCGACCTGGAGCGGCTGCGCCGCAACCCGGCGCTGACGGTCGCCGACAAGGGGCAGGAATTCATCGCACCCCTCGTCCTGATGGACATGAACAGCCGCCGCCCGCCCTTCGACGACAAGCGGTTCCGCAAGGCGCTGATGCACGCCATCGACCGCAACTTCATCAAGGACCGGATCTTCTACGGCCAGGGCAAGGTGCCGACCGGCCCGATCGCCAGTTCGACGCGCAACTACGACCCCAAAGTCGCGACCTATCCATACGACCAGGAAAAGGCCAAGGCGCTGCTGGACGAGATGGGCCTGAAGCCCAAGGCCGACGGCACGCGGGCCGACATCAAGATCCTGGCCCTGCCCTATGGCGACCACTGGACCCGGCTGGCGGAATACCTGCGCGAATCCTTCCGCCGCGTCGGCGTGCGGGCGACGGTGGAGAACACCGATCCCGGCAACTGGATCCAGCGCTACACCAACTGGGACTACGACATCGTCTACACGTTCTTCTACCAGTATGCCGATCCGGCGCTGGGCGTGGGGCGGACCTATCTCTGCTCCAACGTCCGCAAGGTCTTCCTCGCCAACGCCAACGGCTACTGCAACCAGCGCGTCGACGACCTGTTCACCGCCGCCACGGCCGAGACCGACGAGACCAAGAAGCAGGCGTACTATTCCGAGATCCAGCGCCTGATTACCGAGGACCTGCCGGTCGGCTTCCTGCTCGAGCTGCAGTTCCCGGTCGTCATGAACAAGCGGCTACGCGACGCGATCACGACCGCCCATGGCCCCAACGATGCCTATGCCGATGCCTGGCTCGCCCGCTGA
- a CDS encoding TetR/AcrR family transcriptional regulator: MAEKSRQAAKSGATAAPGARARLKQENREGLIVERAIRYFAKVGFHGNTRELARSIGISQPLLYHYFASKDALIEQIFDRIYASKWKPLWEDWLRDRTMPLSARLERFYADYTDTVLTDEWTRIFFFAALRDVNIHKRNTLIVRERIVHVLIREMRAEFEGEPRDRPITAIEEELGWDLHTGIFYLAIRQAILDTPSPLGRHPATKLKIAMFLAGARSVLAQEAQPAA, from the coding sequence ATGGCCGAGAAATCGAGGCAGGCGGCAAAGTCGGGCGCCACGGCCGCGCCGGGCGCCCGCGCGCGCCTCAAGCAGGAGAACCGCGAGGGCCTGATCGTCGAGCGCGCGATCCGCTATTTCGCCAAGGTCGGCTTTCACGGCAATACGCGCGAACTGGCCCGCTCCATCGGCATCAGCCAGCCGCTGCTCTATCACTACTTCGCCAGCAAGGATGCGCTGATCGAGCAGATCTTCGACCGCATCTATGCCAGCAAGTGGAAGCCGTTGTGGGAAGACTGGCTGCGTGATCGCACCATGCCGCTGTCGGCGCGCCTGGAGCGGTTCTACGCCGATTATACCGACACCGTGCTGACCGACGAGTGGACGCGCATCTTCTTCTTTGCCGCATTGCGTGACGTGAACATCCACAAGCGCAACACCCTCATCGTGCGCGAGCGCATCGTCCACGTACTGATCCGGGAGATGCGGGCGGAATTCGAGGGCGAGCCGCGCGACCGACCAATCACCGCCATCGAGGAGGAACTGGGCTGGGACCTCCATACCGGCATCTTCTACCTGGCGATCCGCCAGGCGATACTGGACACGCCGTCCCCGCTGGGTCGGCACCCGGCGACGAAGCTGAAGATCGCCATGTTCCTGGCCGGCGCCCGCTCGGTCCTGGCGCAGGAGGCCCAGCCGGCGGCGTGA
- a CDS encoding NAD(P)/FAD-dependent oxidoreductase, whose translation MVVIGGGVIGASVAYHLCRAGVTDVLVLERNTLSSGATPRAAGLITHGRADANVIGMMGRTIAAIAELENLLGEPIEFRPVGSIRSVATEAGERALAAIESALHMAGTPLEVIDARRAREACPWLDLSGARRTLFFPRDGHVDGARLGMAYARAARRLGARVRQGVEVQGLLREGNTVTGVLTSAGPVRAQQVVDAAGAWAGVVSEWAGWAFPATPTRSQYWMTAPDGNGPPTMPIVQLPELHAYLRPEVGGLVVGLQEPNSTTFDPFELPTDMGAVPVRDQAGDLDFLIARADALRTVIPGIDDWRFVHHITGLSMYTPDGNFVIGRPDGVEGLIAAGGCCGSGVAASGGFGEAVASLVTGQPCGIDMVPFRPSRFGGVGARDEAFRQRCSAARGGKSGLPPGGGHPA comes from the coding sequence GTGGTTGTCATCGGCGGCGGCGTGATCGGGGCGTCCGTCGCCTATCACCTGTGTCGAGCAGGCGTGACCGATGTGCTCGTGCTGGAGCGCAACACGCTCTCCAGCGGGGCGACGCCGCGGGCGGCGGGCCTGATCACGCACGGCCGGGCGGATGCGAACGTCATCGGGATGATGGGCAGGACGATCGCCGCGATCGCCGAACTCGAGAACCTGCTGGGCGAGCCCATCGAGTTCCGGCCTGTCGGCTCGATCCGCTCCGTCGCGACCGAGGCGGGCGAGCGCGCACTGGCGGCCATAGAGTCGGCTTTGCACATGGCCGGGACACCGCTGGAGGTCATCGACGCCCGCCGTGCGCGCGAGGCCTGTCCGTGGCTGGACCTGAGTGGCGCGCGCCGGACGCTCTTCTTCCCGCGCGACGGCCATGTGGATGGCGCCCGTCTCGGCATGGCCTACGCGCGGGCGGCGCGCCGGCTGGGTGCCCGCGTGCGGCAGGGCGTGGAGGTGCAGGGACTGCTGCGCGAGGGGAACACCGTCACCGGCGTCTTGACCAGTGCCGGACCGGTGCGGGCGCAACAGGTGGTCGATGCCGCCGGCGCCTGGGCCGGGGTCGTGTCGGAGTGGGCCGGCTGGGCCTTTCCCGCCACGCCGACGCGCAGCCAGTACTGGATGACGGCGCCGGATGGAAACGGACCGCCCACGATGCCGATCGTGCAGCTTCCCGAACTGCACGCCTATCTGCGACCGGAGGTCGGCGGTCTCGTCGTCGGACTCCAGGAGCCGAACTCCACGACCTTCGATCCGTTCGAGCTGCCGACCGACATGGGCGCGGTGCCGGTTCGCGATCAGGCGGGCGATCTCGACTTTCTCATCGCGCGGGCCGACGCCCTGCGAACCGTGATCCCGGGCATCGATGACTGGCGCTTCGTTCACCACATCACCGGCCTGTCGATGTACACGCCGGACGGAAACTTCGTGATCGGCCGGCCCGATGGCGTCGAAGGGCTGATCGCGGCGGGTGGCTGCTGCGGCTCCGGCGTGGCGGCATCCGGCGGCTTTGGCGAGGCCGTCGCCAGCCTTGTCACCGGCCAGCCTTGCGGCATCGACATGGTACCCTTCCGGCCGTCGCGATTCGGTGGCGTCGGCGCCCGCGACGAAGCCTTCCGGCAGCGATGCAGCGCCGCGCGTGGCGGCAAGTCGGGCCTGCCACCCGGCGGCGGGCACCCCGCCTGA
- a CDS encoding ABC transporter substrate-binding protein, with protein sequence MSRVSIGAASGIAMQTAVAGIWAVSAVAAPPTDTIVVAATEDVRGIDPQRERDALSHDAHRQVVEGLVGFRDDLEVAPVLAERFEIRDDGRTYVFTLRQGVKFHNGAPLTSAEVKWSWDYLMAEGSVWRCRSALSGQVGLKVEAVETPDAQTVVFRLNQPNGSFLSTLARTDCAMTPVLHPSSLNADGSWKAPVGTGPFTLGERKVGQSIEIVRFPGYVAQTTPHSGMTGRREVLVERVRYLLIPDPATRKAALVSGDVDVATMTGDAAADMRKQPNVNVFSAETASWYGLLLNDSDPMLKDKRVRQGIAAALDRDAIAAAVSYDQAKGTASTLPSFSRYHTALHGTEKKADPAKARALLKAGGYAGQPLTMTTSKRFPLMYDQAVLAQGMLEEVGVKINLEVVEWALQLANYNKGAYQMQSFGYSPRFEPLGHWERIIGPEPRKVWKNPEVIAILKKGEVSSDPVVVQAAADDLFRRFVDEVPAVGIFHVVLEVVANKRIEGLKSSPLGSPYLWNVSIKK encoded by the coding sequence ATGAGCAGGGTTTCGATCGGGGCGGCGAGTGGGATCGCCATGCAGACGGCGGTAGCCGGGATCTGGGCGGTGTCGGCCGTGGCGGCACCGCCTACGGACACGATCGTCGTGGCGGCGACCGAGGACGTACGCGGGATCGACCCGCAGCGGGAGCGCGACGCGCTGTCCCATGACGCCCATCGGCAGGTGGTGGAAGGGCTGGTCGGCTTCCGCGACGACCTGGAGGTGGCGCCGGTCCTGGCCGAGCGCTTCGAGATCCGCGACGACGGCCGCACCTATGTCTTCACCCTGCGCCAGGGGGTGAAGTTCCATAACGGTGCGCCGCTGACCTCGGCCGAAGTGAAGTGGTCGTGGGACTACCTGATGGCCGAGGGTTCGGTCTGGCGCTGCCGCAGCGCCCTGTCGGGCCAGGTCGGGCTGAAGGTCGAGGCGGTCGAGACGCCGGACGCGCAGACGGTGGTCTTCCGCCTGAACCAGCCCAACGGCTCGTTCCTGTCGACCCTGGCCCGCACCGACTGCGCGATGACGCCGGTCCTGCATCCGTCCTCGCTGAACGCGGACGGCAGTTGGAAGGCGCCGGTCGGCACCGGCCCCTTCACCCTGGGCGAGCGCAAGGTCGGCCAGTCGATCGAGATCGTCCGCTTCCCCGGCTACGTCGCCCAGACGACGCCCCATTCCGGAATGACCGGCCGGCGCGAGGTGCTGGTCGAACGCGTGCGCTACCTGCTGATCCCCGACCCCGCGACGCGCAAGGCGGCCCTGGTTTCGGGTGACGTCGACGTGGCGACGATGACCGGCGATGCCGCGGCCGACATGCGCAAGCAGCCCAACGTGAACGTGTTCTCGGCGGAGACGGCGTCCTGGTACGGGCTGCTGCTGAACGACAGCGACCCGATGCTGAAGGACAAGCGCGTGCGCCAGGGGATCGCCGCGGCGCTGGACCGCGACGCCATCGCGGCCGCCGTCAGCTACGACCAAGCGAAGGGCACGGCCTCGACCCTGCCCAGCTTCAGCCGCTACCACACGGCGCTGCACGGCACCGAGAAGAAGGCCGACCCGGCCAAGGCGCGGGCGCTCCTGAAGGCCGGCGGCTATGCCGGCCAGCCGCTGACCATGACCACCAGCAAGCGTTTCCCGCTGATGTATGACCAGGCGGTCCTGGCCCAGGGGATGCTTGAGGAAGTCGGCGTGAAGATCAACCTGGAGGTCGTCGAATGGGCGCTCCAGCTCGCCAACTACAACAAGGGCGCCTACCAGATGCAGTCCTTCGGCTACTCCCCGCGGTTCGAGCCGCTCGGCCACTGGGAGCGGATCATCGGGCCGGAGCCGCGCAAGGTGTGGAAGAACCCCGAGGTCATCGCGATCCTGAAGAAGGGCGAGGTCAGCAGCGACCCGGTGGTGGTCCAGGCCGCGGCCGACGACCTGTTTCGCCGCTTCGTCGACGAGGTGCCGGCCGTCGGCATCTTCCATGTCGTGCTCGAGGTGGTGGCCAACAAGCGGATCGAGGGCCTGAAGTCCTCGCCGCTCGGCAGCCCCTATCTCTGGAACGTCAGCATCAAGAAGTGA
- a CDS encoding serine hydrolase — MDALARKLNELCDAQPFTTSWYVRDLTTGAVADRAGTVPTPSASTRKTSIMMAAFKAVHEGRLDLDEMITIEAEYQAGVASGTFHHMTPGVRIPLRDAIVHMIITSDNVSTRIVVDRVDLDELNDYCRAIGLDGTVHRFKIPPLGLPWDHPAEAVTTTTPVDQGRLMELILAGAADEKAAAFLGSTSHWCRYALDILSWQVHRSMIPALLPFGGRICNKTGRGIRGRSDAGLVYRGDRPLYVLTAFVDFIPEELPDGLPGWSGSVALIARLSRACWDGIGKA; from the coding sequence ATGGATGCGCTGGCGCGAAAGCTGAACGAACTGTGCGATGCCCAACCCTTCACGACCAGTTGGTATGTCCGCGACCTGACGACGGGCGCCGTGGCCGACCGCGCCGGGACGGTGCCGACGCCGTCGGCCAGCACGCGCAAGACCTCGATCATGATGGCCGCGTTCAAGGCGGTGCATGAGGGCCGGCTCGACCTCGACGAGATGATCACGATCGAGGCGGAGTACCAGGCCGGGGTGGCGTCGGGCACCTTCCATCACATGACGCCCGGCGTGCGGATTCCGCTGCGCGATGCCATCGTCCACATGATCATCACGTCGGACAACGTCTCGACGCGGATCGTCGTCGACCGGGTCGATCTCGACGAGCTGAACGACTATTGCCGGGCGATCGGGCTGGACGGCACCGTGCACCGCTTCAAGATCCCGCCGCTCGGCCTGCCCTGGGACCATCCGGCCGAGGCGGTGACGACGACCACGCCGGTCGACCAGGGCCGCCTGATGGAACTCATCCTGGCCGGTGCCGCCGATGAGAAGGCGGCCGCCTTCCTGGGCTCGACCAGCCATTGGTGCCGCTATGCGCTGGATATCCTGTCGTGGCAGGTGCATCGCTCGATGATCCCGGCTCTGCTGCCGTTCGGCGGGCGCATCTGCAACAAGACCGGGCGCGGCATCCGCGGCCGGTCCGACGCCGGCCTCGTCTATCGCGGCGACCGGCCGCTCTATGTGCTGACAGCCTTCGTCGACTTCATCCCCGAGGAACTGCCGGATGGCTTGCCCGGCTGGTCCGGCTCGGTCGCCCTGATCGCCCGCCTGTCGCGGGCCTGCTGGGACGGCATCGGCAAGGCGTAG
- a CDS encoding Bug family tripartite tricarboxylate transporter substrate binding protein, with product MTGRRAVIAGLLAAPFVRPAAARWEPQRPIRILRGFQPGSTGDAILHRLADALTPLLGRPIVIESRPGAGGNIAMDALARAPADGYTLIFSPVGPVVINPILMGPRLSYDAERDFTPLFHICDQPLAALTHPSLPAAPADMLGWLRQHPDTAFGSPGIGSTHHLLGAMLSRAMGLHLRHVPYRGASAMLTDLVAGQIVLGFDLVGGAAAPVLSGQVQALAVSTAGRSPLLPAVPTFGECGLPQVVASSWLGIFAPAGLPAEIATRLVGAFDAAVGDPAFVAWLGRLGATPAGGDGASFTAFLARERTRWTALIRESGITLD from the coding sequence ATGACCGGCCGGCGCGCGGTGATCGCCGGCCTGCTGGCCGCTCCGTTCGTCCGCCCGGCAGCCGCTCGCTGGGAACCGCAGCGGCCGATCCGCATCCTGCGCGGCTTTCAGCCCGGCAGCACCGGCGACGCCATCCTGCACCGGCTGGCCGATGCGCTGACGCCGCTGCTGGGCCGCCCGATCGTCATCGAGAGCCGGCCGGGTGCCGGCGGCAACATCGCCATGGACGCGCTCGCCCGCGCGCCGGCCGATGGATATACCCTGATCTTCAGCCCGGTCGGACCTGTCGTGATCAACCCAATCCTGATGGGACCGCGCCTGTCCTACGACGCGGAGCGGGACTTCACGCCGCTGTTCCATATCTGCGACCAGCCGCTGGCCGCCCTCACCCACCCGTCGCTGCCGGCCGCCCCGGCGGACATGCTGGGCTGGCTGCGGCAACACCCGGATACGGCGTTCGGCTCGCCCGGCATCGGGTCGACCCATCACCTGCTGGGCGCCATGCTGTCGCGGGCGATGGGCCTGCATCTGCGCCACGTGCCCTATCGCGGCGCGTCGGCGATGCTGACGGACCTGGTGGCCGGGCAGATCGTGCTGGGCTTCGACCTGGTCGGTGGGGCAGCCGCGCCCGTGCTGTCGGGACAGGTCCAGGCGCTGGCCGTGTCCACCGCCGGGCGGTCGCCGCTGTTGCCGGCCGTGCCCACCTTCGGCGAATGCGGGTTGCCGCAGGTGGTGGCATCGTCCTGGCTCGGCATCTTCGCGCCGGCCGGACTGCCGGCCGAGATCGCCACGCGGCTGGTGGGCGCCTTCGACGCCGCCGTGGGCGACCCGGCCTTCGTGGCTTGGCTGGGCCGGCTTGGCGCCACCCCGGCAGGCGGGGATGGCGCCAGCTTCACGGCATTCCTGGCGCGTGAACGGACGCGCTGGACCGCACTGATCCGCGAGAGCGGGATAACCCTCGACTAG
- a CDS encoding class I adenylate-forming enzyme family protein, translated as MAFAEANYCDQLLRHAAATPGQTALVTDHASLSFADLAWALGGIARGLDQSDVEPGAVVAILTDGNAGTSLAALGSMLGGRATLVLDPGSPDADIARLLSTAGARLLLIDRSIALERAAAIAGPIQTVAIEDLPDGFDPVAVRRPGGDRLAQIAISSGTSGPSKSAPSSHRQLIDRIDARSAPLGLTSADRHRPIVSMNFALGRYPVWRTLNAGGTVAFHPLPQSMPKLIADLTADAISYLATAPTHVTAMLDGLPQQSEPALPAVRVLTVASAMLPLATRKAILSRLTPNLHIGYASNEAGTITHATPADLALNPDTVGRAVETVALRIVDDLDRPLPAGAIGEVCVRSPLVSEHYIGDPAATDRAHRNGWFHMGDTGYLDADGYLFLRGRVDDRINFGGRKLYPIEIEEVLLAHPAVAEAVALAMPSARNQEVPVAAVVLRHPVAANELESHCRAALNDWKVPRDIFVLPELPRTGTRKVKVPELRKILLSHVRARRGRPA; from the coding sequence ATGGCGTTTGCCGAGGCGAACTATTGCGACCAGCTCCTGCGGCATGCCGCGGCAACGCCCGGGCAGACGGCGCTGGTCACCGACCACGCCTCGCTATCCTTCGCCGACCTTGCCTGGGCGCTGGGGGGCATCGCCCGCGGGCTCGACCAGAGCGACGTGGAACCCGGCGCGGTCGTCGCCATCCTGACGGATGGGAACGCAGGGACATCACTCGCCGCACTGGGGTCAATGCTGGGCGGCCGCGCCACGCTGGTACTCGATCCCGGCAGCCCCGATGCCGACATCGCCCGGCTGCTCTCCACCGCTGGCGCCCGGCTCCTGCTGATCGACCGGTCGATCGCGCTCGAGCGCGCGGCCGCGATTGCCGGCCCGATCCAGACCGTCGCCATTGAGGACCTGCCGGACGGATTCGACCCAGTTGCCGTCCGCCGGCCGGGCGGCGACCGGCTGGCGCAGATCGCCATATCGTCGGGCACGAGCGGTCCTTCGAAGTCGGCCCCGTCCAGCCACCGCCAGCTCATCGACCGCATCGATGCGCGCTCCGCCCCCCTGGGGCTCACGTCCGCCGACCGTCACCGTCCGATCGTCTCGATGAACTTCGCGCTCGGCCGCTACCCGGTCTGGCGCACCCTGAACGCCGGCGGGACCGTCGCCTTCCACCCCCTGCCCCAGAGCATGCCGAAGCTGATTGCCGACCTGACCGCGGACGCCATCAGCTACCTGGCGACGGCGCCCACCCATGTCACGGCCATGCTGGACGGTCTGCCTCAGCAGTCGGAACCGGCATTGCCGGCCGTGCGCGTGCTGACGGTCGCGTCGGCGATGCTGCCACTCGCCACGCGCAAGGCGATCCTCAGCCGCCTGACACCCAACCTGCATATCGGCTATGCCAGCAACGAGGCCGGCACGATCACCCACGCCACGCCGGCCGACCTGGCGTTGAATCCCGACACGGTCGGCCGCGCGGTCGAGACCGTCGCCCTGCGGATCGTCGACGACCTCGACCGGCCGTTGCCGGCGGGCGCCATCGGCGAGGTCTGCGTGCGCAGCCCACTGGTCTCCGAGCACTATATCGGCGACCCGGCCGCGACCGACCGTGCCCATCGCAACGGCTGGTTCCATATGGGCGACACGGGGTATCTCGACGCGGACGGGTACCTCTTCCTGCGCGGCCGGGTGGACGACCGCATCAATTTCGGCGGCCGGAAACTCTATCCCATCGAGATCGAGGAAGTGCTGCTGGCCCACCCCGCCGTGGCCGAGGCAGTGGCGCTCGCCATGCCGTCGGCGCGCAACCAGGAGGTGCCGGTCGCGGCCGTGGTGCTGCGCCATCCGGTGGCAGCGAATGAACTGGAGTCGCATTGCCGGGCGGCACTCAACGACTGGAAAGTGCCCCGGGACATATTCGTCCTGCCCGAGTTGCCGCGGACCGGCACCCGCAAGGTGAAGGTGCCGGAGCTGCGCAAGATCCTGTTGAGCCATGTTCGGGCAAGGCGCGGACGACCAGCATGA
- a CDS encoding class I adenylate-forming enzyme family protein — protein sequence MHSKDHNYCDRILGHARTAARRTAILGPDHSLTFADHAWSFGGVAHGLDQSDVPPGAVVGILTDGQAPALRAWLGVILGGRVALLLDTGSADAEMARLLAATGAQALLVDRSVPAARATAIAGHLQTIAIETLPESADPFARRRDGGDRLAQIIVSSGTTGPSKAAPCSHHQLAGRMDAQAWHLDLGPADRHRPIISMNFIMGRYPVLRTLDAGGTAIFRPLPRTMPDLAASLNADGVTYLSLTPSHVTAMLNGLPERPQPALPAVRVLLVSSAMMSLAARQAVMTRLTPNLQIGYGSNEAGSITHATPGELALKPGTVGRAVRSVTLEVVDDQGTPLPPGALGEIRVRSPLATQHYIGDPEATGRTNRDGWFHMGDTGHLDVDGYLFIAGRVDDRINFAGRKLYPVEIEEVLLAHPAVAEAAALALPSAHNQEVPVAAVVLRQPVPEQVLLDHCRAMLVGWKVPRRIFVFPSLPRTSMRKIMTPELRQLILDQMRTTSGLERD from the coding sequence GTGCATTCCAAGGACCATAACTACTGCGACCGGATACTGGGCCACGCCCGGACGGCCGCCCGGCGGACGGCCATCCTCGGCCCGGACCACAGCCTGACCTTTGCCGACCATGCCTGGTCGTTCGGCGGCGTCGCCCACGGGCTGGACCAGAGCGACGTGCCGCCGGGGGCCGTCGTCGGCATCCTGACCGACGGCCAGGCGCCTGCGCTGCGGGCCTGGCTGGGGGTGATCCTGGGGGGTCGGGTGGCCCTGCTGCTCGATACCGGCAGCGCCGATGCGGAGATGGCCCGGCTGCTGGCCGCCACCGGCGCGCAGGCTCTGCTGGTCGACCGCTCGGTGCCGGCGGCCCGCGCGACCGCCATCGCCGGCCACCTTCAGACCATCGCCATCGAGACTCTGCCCGAAAGCGCCGACCCCTTCGCCCGGCGCCGGGACGGCGGCGACCGGCTCGCGCAGATCATCGTGTCGTCCGGCACGACCGGCCCGTCCAAGGCAGCACCTTGCAGCCATCACCAATTGGCCGGCCGCATGGATGCGCAGGCATGGCACCTCGACCTCGGCCCGGCGGACCGCCATCGGCCGATCATCTCGATGAACTTCATCATGGGCCGCTACCCGGTGCTGCGCACGCTGGATGCCGGCGGCACCGCAATCTTCCGCCCCCTGCCCCGCACCATGCCGGACCTGGCCGCCAGCCTGAACGCGGACGGCGTCACCTACCTGTCGCTGACGCCGAGCCACGTGACGGCGATGCTGAACGGCCTGCCCGAGCGGCCGCAGCCCGCCCTGCCCGCGGTGCGGGTGCTGCTGGTCTCATCGGCGATGATGTCGCTCGCCGCGCGGCAGGCGGTCATGACCCGCCTGACGCCCAACCTGCAGATCGGCTATGGCAGCAACGAGGCGGGCTCCATCACCCACGCCACGCCGGGCGAACTGGCGCTGAAGCCCGGGACGGTGGGGCGCGCCGTGCGGTCGGTGACGCTGGAAGTGGTCGACGACCAGGGGACGCCGCTGCCGCCGGGCGCCCTCGGCGAAATCCGCGTGCGGAGCCCGCTCGCCACCCAACACTATATCGGCGACCCGGAGGCGACCGGCCGCACCAACCGGGACGGCTGGTTCCACATGGGCGACACCGGCCATCTCGACGTCGACGGCTACCTCTTCATTGCCGGCCGGGTGGACGATCGCATCAACTTCGCCGGCCGGAAACTCTACCCGGTCGAGATCGAGGAGGTGCTGCTGGCCCATCCGGCGGTGGCCGAGGCGGCCGCGCTTGCCCTGCCGTCCGCCCACAACCAGGAGGTCCCGGTCGCCGCCGTCGTCCTGCGCCAGCCGGTGCCGGAGCAGGTCCTGTTGGACCATTGCCGGGCGATGCTGGTCGGCTGGAAGGTGCCCCGGCGGATATTCGTCTTCCCCAGCCTGCCGCGGACAAGCATGCGCAAGATCATGACTCCCGAGCTGCGCCAGCTCATCTTGGACCAGATGCGCACCACGTCTGGCCTAGAACGCGATTGA